In the uncultured Methanobacterium sp. genome, one interval contains:
- a CDS encoding glycosyltransferase family 39 protein has protein sequence MDSEKKGDNIISRILKQVYNNTLILLILITLGIVSLILSIQIRIGVPYWDVFNYLNNALYFAGMNGGGVSILLPPLIPFITSLIFRMGYVSVNAIFMVSGLISIIGIIGFYFLLKQRFNAIQSFAGSIIFISLPVVLSWVVSGGIDIPGIAFSIWAIYFMIIGLKDNSKFLYLVLPLFVIATLCRYTSGLIILPILLYLLINLKDLKHIQNFKIVISGILIEFGVLMAGVLYFFMKLGVTASIFDMIFAVATAASTGTSDVAYNPNTLYYLQNLLNYISVGPLTGTYQHILNPSLGVPSILSYLIAFISIVGISFYIYNGAKSKFNGVTVTALKRTDLLKSILILGLVVGFIISFYYKSLVISEILLISLLYTLYKFIFDGASTDSGSKVGLDFLFLSWFGSFLIFHGILSFKVDRYFITMAPAFAYFIILGFSEFLKIIDRLKPTIKKSSLRRCGVYLIFALLLLSTATATYIGHTPKKTFTVDIDSSSNWIKEYDPQYPNKNIRSDYPNAVSWYLKMEVLGAYPRLFNTTSEFADYLKNNEVDYYIDSTSKSHPNIEGYNIIKSFGVVAIYQRE, from the coding sequence TTGGACAGCGAAAAAAAGGGTGACAATATCATTTCCAGAATCCTAAAGCAAGTATACAATAATACACTCATTTTACTTATTTTAATTACCTTGGGAATTGTCTCCCTCATTCTGAGTATTCAAATAAGGATAGGAGTTCCTTACTGGGATGTTTTTAACTATCTTAACAATGCACTCTATTTTGCAGGTATGAATGGTGGAGGTGTCTCCATCTTATTACCACCCCTCATTCCATTTATCACATCTCTTATTTTCCGAATGGGATACGTCTCAGTTAATGCCATCTTCATGGTAAGTGGTCTCATATCCATAATTGGAATTATTGGATTTTACTTCCTCTTAAAACAGCGTTTTAATGCAATTCAAAGTTTTGCAGGAAGTATAATTTTTATATCCTTACCAGTAGTACTATCATGGGTCGTTAGTGGGGGTATAGATATTCCCGGAATTGCTTTTTCTATTTGGGCGATTTATTTCATGATTATTGGCCTAAAGGACAATTCCAAATTTTTATATTTAGTTTTGCCCCTATTTGTGATAGCTACCCTTTGCCGGTACACTTCTGGTCTGATAATTCTCCCCATACTCCTTTACCTTTTGATTAATCTAAAAGATCTTAAACACATTCAAAACTTTAAAATAGTAATTTCAGGAATTTTAATAGAATTTGGGGTTTTAATGGCGGGTGTATTGTATTTTTTTATGAAATTAGGGGTTACTGCTTCAATATTTGACATGATTTTTGCAGTAGCAACAGCTGCTTCCACTGGAACCAGTGATGTGGCCTACAACCCCAACACTCTATATTACCTCCAGAATCTATTAAATTACATCTCAGTTGGCCCACTTACAGGTACATATCAGCACATATTAAACCCTTCCCTAGGGGTTCCTTCAATATTATCATATCTGATTGCATTTATTAGCATAGTTGGAATTTCATTTTACATTTACAACGGCGCAAAATCAAAATTTAATGGGGTTACTGTTACAGCTTTAAAGAGAACTGATTTGCTGAAATCAATACTGATTCTGGGTCTAGTAGTGGGATTCATCATCAGTTTTTATTATAAATCACTGGTTATCAGTGAAATTTTGTTAATCTCATTACTATACACTCTATATAAATTCATATTTGATGGAGCTAGTACAGATTCAGGTAGTAAAGTTGGCCTTGATTTTCTGTTTTTATCATGGTTCGGGTCTTTTTTAATATTCCATGGTATTCTATCTTTTAAAGTGGATCGGTACTTCATTACCATGGCCCCGGCATTTGCTTATTTCATAATTCTGGGTTTCAGTGAATTCTTAAAGATTATTGACCGGTTAAAACCAACCATTAAAAAATCCAGTTTAAGAAGATGTGGAGTTTATCTAATCTTCGCCCTGTTACTACTATCGACAGCTACAGCAACTTACATCGGGCATACACCTAAAAAAACTTTTACTGTTGATATTGATAGTTCAAGTAACTGGATAAAAGAGTACGACCCCCAATACCCTAATAAAAACATAAGATCAGATTATCCCAATGCAGTTAGCTGGTATCTTAAAATGGAGGTACTAGGAGCATACCCCCGATTGTTCAATACTACTAGTGAATTCGCTGATTATCTCAAAAATAATGAGGTGGATTATTATATAGACTCTACCAGCAAGTCCCATCCAAATATTGAAGGTTATAACATTATCAAGTCCTTTGGTGTGGTGGCAATATATCAGAGAGAATAG
- a CDS encoding heparan-alpha-glucosaminide N-acetyltransferase domain-containing protein: MGGTSNSTVKSSNVKKKRIISLDVFRGLAVAAMIFVNAMAFSDFTPGIFEHAAWNGLTFADLVFPSFLFIVGVSMAYSFAARSKDSKRRLWGHFLFRVVALFTIGVGLSWFTSSFTVVRIPGVLQLIALSSLCAAPMARSKPRWILLVAAILLIVHSFILLGVGAPGIPAGTLEQGNNVDDWLDVQILTSDHTLNPYGDPEGILSIITATALVLLGLFVGRTLQLRKHNWKTIGILMVSGTVFLLIGVTISLFLPIIKQLWTSSFILVCAGIGTLFLTLMFSYLDLKRWPNVLVWAIPMGLNALVIYILSIACTIPMHMDFFTNSIAEGPLSFYDITTLYFTQMFGPAEGMVVYGLLIVLIWLVVASVMHWRRIYIKL; the protein is encoded by the coding sequence ATGGGTGGAACTAGTAACAGCACAGTCAAAAGTAGCAACGTAAAAAAGAAACGAATAATATCCCTTGACGTGTTCAGGGGGCTTGCTGTTGCTGCTATGATCTTTGTAAATGCCATGGCCTTCTCTGATTTTACTCCAGGAATCTTTGAACATGCTGCCTGGAATGGTCTTACATTCGCTGATCTGGTTTTCCCTTCATTCCTTTTTATTGTGGGTGTGTCAATGGCTTATTCCTTTGCCGCTCGATCTAAAGATTCTAAACGTCGTTTATGGGGACATTTCCTGTTTAGGGTGGTGGCACTATTTACGATTGGTGTGGGTCTCAGCTGGTTCACATCCAGTTTCACTGTGGTAAGAATTCCGGGAGTACTTCAACTCATTGCTCTTTCATCACTCTGTGCTGCACCAATGGCCAGATCAAAGCCCCGATGGATACTTCTGGTTGCCGCTATCCTCCTTATAGTACATAGTTTTATTTTACTAGGTGTCGGAGCCCCAGGAATACCTGCAGGTACATTGGAACAGGGGAATAACGTTGATGATTGGTTGGATGTTCAGATTTTAACATCCGATCATACCCTTAATCCGTATGGTGATCCAGAAGGCATTCTAAGTATTATCACTGCAACTGCACTGGTTTTACTTGGATTATTTGTCGGTCGAACACTTCAGTTACGGAAACATAACTGGAAAACCATTGGTATTTTAATGGTAAGTGGAACTGTCTTTCTCCTGATTGGAGTAACAATATCCCTGTTTTTACCCATTATCAAACAGCTTTGGACCTCAAGCTTCATTCTGGTCTGTGCAGGTATTGGAACACTATTCCTAACTTTAATGTTTTCGTATTTAGATCTTAAACGATGGCCTAATGTTCTCGTATGGGCCATTCCCATGGGCCTTAATGCCCTGGTGATCTACATACTGTCTATAGCATGCACCATACCTATGCACATGGACTTTTTCACCAATAGCATAGCCGAGGGGCCCCTCAGTTTCTACGATATAACTACTCTGTATTTCACACAAATGTTTGGTCCGGCTGAAGGTATGGTTGTTTATGGGCTACTTATAGTTCTAATATGGTTAGTAGTAGCATCTGTAATGCATTGGAGGCGTATTTACATTAAATTATAA
- a CDS encoding EhaE family protein → MLDIYIWFYTGVALTILGGVAAAIGPGVKDPLVRTLNTEIAAVGVSLIFLTYNHTIALLTYIAASTIITMILLRAIVRLEEVGAKL, encoded by the coding sequence TTGCTTGATATTTATATATGGTTCTATACTGGTGTGGCACTAACCATCCTTGGAGGTGTTGCTGCTGCCATAGGTCCCGGAGTTAAAGACCCCCTTGTACGAACCTTGAACACAGAAATTGCCGCAGTTGGTGTTTCACTCATATTTTTAACCTATAACCACACAATTGCCCTTTTAACCTACATTGCAGCAAGTACCATAATTACCATGATCCTTTTGAGGGCCATTGTGAGGTTGGAAGAAGTGGGGGCTAAATTATGA
- a CDS encoding energy-converting hydrogenase A subunit A EhaA, whose product MIIHANVFSYVIALAAALILSLVLRLPLLPERPMRQSWTISAVFPTAILAIGFYAMVYELGYQGYIVALITGIITALFAKFILEKVVPVPESDNQEEGSHE is encoded by the coding sequence ATGATTATTCATGCTAATGTGTTCAGTTATGTTATTGCCCTGGCTGCAGCATTGATACTTAGCCTTGTTTTAAGGCTGCCCTTACTCCCAGAAAGACCTATGAGGCAATCCTGGACCATCAGTGCCGTATTCCCAACTGCAATATTGGCTATTGGCTTTTATGCCATGGTTTACGAATTAGGTTATCAGGGGTATATTGTGGCATTAATCACCGGGATCATCACTGCTTTATTTGCTAAATTTATTTTAGAAAAAGTAGTACCCGTACCTGAATCAGATAATCAGGAGGAGGGGTCCCATGAATGA
- a CDS encoding GDP-mannose 4,6-dehydratase: MNWKNKNVLITGAGGFAGSYLAKELINKEANVYGLVRRRADGTIAKNIIDRGINGALTLVEGDLTDITSMTSAVEESEPDYIFHLAAQSFVERSFDNSQETQNINCIGTSNLLEAVRMEDSNSKIVFAGSSEEYGLVLSSQEQYEKAKKDYGTIFPEPEEIPEVPIKETNPLRPMSPYAVSKVYGDYLMRNYYHSYGLDAVVSRAFNHEGAGRGIMFVTSVVTNQIMKLKSGESDRIVIGNLNALRDWSHVKDIVQGYLLLAEKGQSGEVYNQGSMRTNSVLSYILMGLEEAGWNVNKIETLKGDKQIQDPNEMDDSSIFGIKFPKTKIDQLILEGELEYTLEDKGIRVNTEQGDVTIEFNPDRFRPAEVPILLADTKKIQGIGGKIDYTLNDILKDQLNYFLKKENRTA; the protein is encoded by the coding sequence ATGAATTGGAAAAACAAAAATGTACTCATAACTGGTGCAGGCGGATTTGCCGGCTCTTACCTTGCTAAAGAGCTTATCAATAAAGAAGCTAATGTTTATGGATTGGTAAGAAGGAGAGCTGACGGTACAATAGCAAAAAATATTATAGATCGCGGCATTAACGGGGCATTAACCCTTGTTGAAGGAGATCTAACTGATATAACCTCAATGACCAGTGCGGTGGAAGAATCAGAACCGGATTATATTTTCCATCTGGCTGCCCAGTCCTTTGTTGAACGATCCTTTGATAACTCTCAGGAAACACAAAACATTAACTGTATTGGAACTTCCAACCTCCTGGAAGCCGTGCGAATGGAAGACTCCAATTCTAAAATAGTTTTTGCTGGATCCAGTGAAGAATACGGCTTAGTATTGTCTTCCCAGGAACAATATGAAAAGGCCAAAAAAGACTATGGTACCATTTTCCCTGAACCAGAAGAAATCCCAGAGGTACCTATAAAAGAAACCAACCCATTAAGACCCATGTCACCATATGCTGTGTCCAAAGTCTACGGTGATTACCTGATGAGGAACTACTATCACTCCTATGGTTTGGACGCTGTGGTTTCTCGTGCTTTCAATCATGAAGGAGCAGGAAGGGGAATAATGTTTGTAACTTCAGTGGTTACCAATCAGATTATGAAACTGAAATCTGGCGAATCTGATCGTATTGTTATTGGAAACCTCAATGCACTGCGTGACTGGTCCCATGTTAAAGACATAGTTCAGGGATACCTCTTACTGGCTGAAAAGGGTCAATCAGGAGAAGTTTACAACCAGGGATCCATGAGAACCAACTCAGTCCTCAGCTATATACTGATGGGCTTAGAGGAAGCAGGGTGGAATGTGAATAAAATTGAAACCCTCAAAGGCGATAAACAAATACAAGATCCCAATGAAATGGATGACAGTTCCATTTTCGGAATTAAATTCCCAAAAACCAAAATTGACCAGTTAATTTTAGAAGGAGAACTGGAATACACTTTGGAAGATAAGGGAATACGAGTTAACACTGAACAGGGTGATGTTACCATTGAGTTCAATCCAGATCGGTTCAGACCAGCCGAAGTTCCTATTTTACTGGCTGACACCAAAAAGATCCAGGGGATCGGAGGTAAAATCGATTACACCCTCAATGATATCTTAAAGGATCAGCTGAATTATTTCCTGAAAAAAGAGAATAGAACTGCCTAA
- a CDS encoding EhaG family protein: MSASVLVPSVVSPIVVSLYIPAIFTGLLVGLIGLLAISYQKNDLSALILTDIVGIGMLIMVAAVGTDLAESLILPGLVVDLAEILAISEILMSREIRKQGKNVDIIPLPMKMDMEILTTAPAFLAIILIAYGAFLSGFTGGAVAGGGILIYALSRRMRGVPADIWEGVAGVSGIAWCLWLVGFVIFFVFPQFWLLALFLAAFGVFIKVTFKMGLIGVMGREEFKKE; encoded by the coding sequence ATGAGTGCGTCTGTACTGGTCCCAAGCGTTGTGTCCCCCATTGTGGTGTCACTTTACATTCCTGCAATATTTACCGGATTGTTAGTGGGATTAATAGGTCTTTTAGCCATATCATACCAGAAAAACGATTTAAGCGCCCTGATACTCACAGACATAGTGGGAATAGGAATGTTGATCATGGTGGCCGCAGTGGGAACCGATCTGGCTGAATCACTAATACTACCCGGACTGGTGGTTGATCTGGCTGAGATCCTGGCTATCTCAGAAATCTTAATGAGCAGGGAAATACGAAAACAGGGAAAAAATGTTGATATTATTCCATTACCCATGAAAATGGACATGGAAATCTTAACTACTGCCCCTGCTTTCCTTGCAATTATATTAATAGCATACGGTGCTTTTTTAAGTGGATTCACTGGAGGAGCAGTTGCTGGTGGAGGTATATTAATTTATGCCCTATCCCGAAGAATGAGAGGAGTTCCTGCAGACATATGGGAAGGTGTTGCCGGAGTTTCAGGTATTGCATGGTGTCTGTGGCTGGTAGGATTTGTGATATTCTTTGTATTCCCTCAGTTCTGGCTTCTGGCATTGTTCCTGGCAGCATTCGGTGTCTTTATCAAAGTAACATTTAAAATGGGCCTGATAGGAGTTATGGGCCGTGAAGAATTCAAAAAGGAGTAG
- a CDS encoding DUF1616 domain-containing protein, translating into MEFDRTISIIIIIALIIGTIGIFYVMLTPAKSDGFTEFYLLGADGKAGNYPTNLTTGEKGNVTIGVVNHEYSNSTYLIQIKRNSTLLEQKNISLQNGEKKEIPLQLTVNSPGEYKFEFNLYKLPDTKNIYRSVFLLVNVS; encoded by the coding sequence ATGGAATTTGATCGAACTATTTCAATTATAATAATAATCGCCCTGATCATTGGAACAATAGGAATATTTTATGTTATGTTAACCCCTGCAAAATCAGATGGATTCACCGAGTTTTATTTACTGGGTGCTGATGGAAAAGCGGGTAATTATCCAACTAACTTAACTACCGGTGAAAAAGGGAATGTTACCATAGGTGTGGTTAACCATGAATATTCAAATTCCACTTATTTAATTCAAATAAAAAGAAATAGCACTCTTCTGGAACAAAAAAATATTTCCCTTCAAAATGGTGAAAAGAAAGAAATACCTCTCCAATTAACCGTTAACTCTCCAGGAGAATATAAATTTGAATTTAATCTTTATAAATTACCAGACACAAAAAACATATACAGATCGGTATTTCTTTTGGTGAATGTTAGCTGA
- a CDS encoding DUF2108 domain-containing protein: protein MYLDFINLTTVSAALTLIGTAGIIVLAKPLDKVIMFVLLQGGFIGMIVAAKYLDVAMAAAIFDPITTVILLIGIIKLNEVRKKNRESQEEGNLA from the coding sequence ATGTATCTTGACTTTATAAACTTAACCACTGTATCGGCAGCGCTTACCTTAATTGGTACTGCCGGGATCATAGTCCTTGCAAAACCACTGGATAAAGTGATCATGTTCGTGCTTCTTCAGGGTGGGTTTATCGGAATGATCGTAGCTGCCAAATACCTGGACGTGGCCATGGCTGCAGCCATCTTTGACCCAATCACCACTGTCATATTATTGATTGGAATCATCAAATTAAATGAAGTAAGAAAGAAAAATCGAGAATCCCAGGAGGAAGGGAACCTTGCTTGA
- a CDS encoding DUF2109 domain-containing protein, with translation MLIEILGIIVILMALRTLVAQNRSERLLYLNVIGFSMSAIIALYIQTPFGAIIAIAFFITSTLSSNAIAYSLGRVKEEIMVK, from the coding sequence ATGTTAATTGAAATATTAGGCATAATAGTAATACTCATGGCACTGCGCACACTGGTAGCCCAGAACCGTTCAGAACGTTTACTTTACCTTAACGTTATTGGTTTCAGCATGTCTGCAATCATTGCCTTGTACATACAGACACCCTTCGGAGCAATAATAGCTATCGCATTCTTTATTACATCCACCCTAAGCTCCAATGCCATTGCTTACTCTCTGGGAAGGGTAAAAGAAGAGATCATGGTGAAATAA
- a CDS encoding PIG-L family deacetylase produces MVDNDDNSRFRLTKGVVILIIVSLLGLGAVFYMYTIYMADSQYNTLPEISASDRILIISPHPDDESLGTGGLIKKALEKNASVEVVMVTTGDAMTPEDFQKYLKSTSNTNYKGTIGDMRHTEAINAVTSLGLTQNNIIFLGYPDGSLKNLLETNWDTSYKRTSGSNLYDHSPYNFTYEKNAPYTGANVVKNLEQIMKTYKPTIVYYPDDGDDHPDHFATSAFTRYAALQMNYTGKSYTYLVHKGIAWPSPLNYQPSRALQFPNELSILDADWYYTSLNATEEASKEKAVKSHASQVTALRDLLMSFVRTDEIFATYHVIDLQKIGGINSIWTTLPSSYYQDVKNDDKTGFLQKGDDLTAAGVAYDDNNVYLFSQSQAVQKGLAYNFHLRLFNGTDFKRVDIMVKNGKAEYQTLAKNSINSSQQPIVTTKNNIIVITVPRGIFNGTKYMMVSTDLVNPQNNGLIDYLAYRVFKFPDSIATSDNSLFGEISSGITGIINNNPGVSTIQQVTNSISGSKAEIGGNSNSLGLVSQEDSQNVLSALDVNF; encoded by the coding sequence ATGGTTGATAATGATGATAATTCTAGATTCAGACTAACTAAGGGTGTTGTGATATTAATAATTGTTTCTCTTCTTGGTTTGGGAGCGGTATTTTATATGTACACTATATATATGGCCGATTCACAGTACAACACCCTTCCTGAGATAAGTGCTTCAGATCGAATATTGATAATTTCTCCTCATCCAGATGATGAGTCTTTAGGTACGGGGGGACTCATTAAAAAAGCACTGGAAAAAAATGCATCTGTGGAAGTGGTGATGGTGACTACCGGAGATGCAATGACCCCTGAAGATTTCCAGAAGTATTTAAAGAGCACCAGTAATACCAATTACAAAGGCACCATTGGGGATATGCGTCATACTGAGGCTATTAATGCCGTTACTTCTTTAGGATTAACTCAGAACAACATCATCTTCCTGGGTTATCCCGATGGGTCACTTAAAAATCTTTTGGAAACAAATTGGGACACTTCTTATAAGCGAACTTCTGGGTCCAACCTTTATGATCATTCTCCTTACAATTTTACCTATGAAAAGAATGCACCATACACCGGGGCCAATGTAGTAAAGAATCTAGAGCAGATCATGAAGACTTACAAACCAACCATAGTCTACTATCCTGATGATGGTGATGATCACCCAGATCATTTTGCCACCAGTGCATTTACAAGGTATGCAGCTTTGCAGATGAATTACACGGGCAAGAGCTACACTTATCTTGTCCATAAGGGTATTGCCTGGCCCTCTCCACTAAACTACCAGCCAAGCAGAGCACTTCAATTCCCTAATGAACTTTCAATACTGGACGCTGACTGGTACTACACTTCTTTAAATGCCACTGAAGAAGCTTCCAAAGAAAAAGCAGTAAAATCGCATGCATCTCAGGTAACTGCTCTTAGGGATCTCTTAATGTCCTTTGTAAGGACAGATGAGATATTTGCTACCTATCATGTGATAGATCTACAGAAGATTGGAGGTATCAATTCAATATGGACTACTCTACCCTCCAGTTACTATCAGGATGTAAAAAATGATGATAAAACTGGATTCCTACAGAAAGGTGATGATCTAACTGCTGCTGGAGTGGCCTATGATGATAACAACGTATACCTTTTCTCACAATCTCAGGCTGTGCAAAAAGGTTTAGCCTACAATTTCCACCTCCGATTGTTCAATGGGACTGATTTTAAACGGGTGGATATAATGGTTAAGAATGGAAAAGCTGAATACCAGACACTTGCCAAAAACAGCATAAATTCCAGTCAGCAACCAATAGTGACTACTAAGAATAATATCATTGTAATCACCGTACCAAGAGGGATTTTCAATGGAACCAAATATATGATGGTGAGCACGGATCTGGTTAACCCTCAGAACAATGGATTAATAGATTACCTTGCTTACAGGGTTTTCAAATTCCCAGATTCAATCGCCACATCAGACAATAGTTTATTTGGTGAAATTTCTTCAGGAATTACTGGAATCATAAACAACAATCCCGGAGTTTCAACGATTCAACAAGTTACAAATTCAATAAGTGGTTCTAAGGCTGAAATTGGAGGGAATAGTAACAGTCTAGGTTTAGTTTCCCAGGAAGATTCTCAGAATGTTCTTTCAGCATTGGATGTGAATTTTTAA
- a CDS encoding SDR family oxidoreductase: MKNKKVAVTGGLGFIGSHLVEELCQDNEVVIVDNESTGSIKNIKHLEFDNISLDLGDITKIDLKNSFEDCDYVFHHAAMASVPASVADPLNCNSVNVTGTLKVLMAAQENDLKKVVFASSAAVYGDNTDFPLSENTPLKFISPYALSKATGEMYCQLFADIYGLSTISLRYFNVFGPRQDPNSQYASVIPHFISSMLNNERPVIFGDGQQSRDFIYVKQIVDANLKACQSKETGAFNIATGTSTTINQLVDIINEVLGKDMDPIYEEPRQGDVKHSLAEVSKAKLLGFHPSTDFMDELKETVTWFVEN; encoded by the coding sequence ATGAAAAACAAAAAAGTTGCAGTAACCGGAGGGCTTGGTTTCATTGGATCACACCTGGTAGAGGAACTTTGCCAGGACAATGAAGTCGTTATTGTGGACAATGAATCAACAGGAAGTATCAAAAACATTAAACACTTGGAATTTGATAACATCAGCCTTGATCTAGGTGATATCACCAAAATTGATCTTAAAAATAGTTTTGAGGACTGTGATTACGTTTTCCATCATGCGGCTATGGCCAGTGTTCCGGCCAGTGTGGCTGATCCACTCAACTGCAATTCAGTTAATGTCACCGGAACCTTGAAGGTTCTCATGGCAGCGCAGGAAAATGACCTGAAAAAGGTTGTATTTGCTTCATCTGCCGCGGTTTATGGGGATAACACTGACTTTCCTCTTTCTGAAAATACTCCTCTGAAGTTTATTTCACCTTATGCCTTGAGTAAAGCCACTGGCGAGATGTACTGTCAGTTATTCGCTGATATTTACGGGCTGTCAACGATTTCACTTCGGTACTTCAATGTTTTTGGCCCAAGACAGGATCCTAATTCTCAGTATGCTTCGGTAATTCCACATTTCATTAGTTCCATGTTAAATAATGAAAGACCGGTTATATTCGGTGATGGTCAGCAGAGTAGGGATTTTATTTACGTTAAACAAATTGTGGATGCCAATTTGAAGGCTTGCCAGTCAAAAGAGACTGGTGCATTTAACATAGCTACAGGAACCAGCACCACCATCAATCAGCTGGTGGATATAATCAATGAAGTTCTGGGGAAAGATATGGATCCCATCTACGAGGAACCAAGACAGGGTGATGTTAAACATTCACTGGCAGAGGTTTCCAAAGCCAAATTATTGGGATTTCATCCATCTACTGACTTTATGGATGAACTGAAAGAAACAGTAACCTGGTTCGTTGAAAATTAA
- a CDS encoding EhaF family protein: MISIGRLWNALANPKRIPRLFSVILGVLLLAGFLVPMGLNDNQLYPRPAPQLQINEQDPLAPYDRGGSPLTEPGIVKSQYPQFSAKSGMVTGYLSPIAIGVSNTTLYFGTSIYSSPGGLIDEILYYSRGFDTVLESSILMMAFVIASWVALNFTMKRREDE, encoded by the coding sequence ATGATTAGTATAGGTCGATTGTGGAATGCACTGGCCAATCCCAAGAGGATCCCACGATTATTCTCAGTGATACTAGGGGTTTTATTACTGGCCGGTTTTCTGGTACCCATGGGATTAAACGACAACCAACTGTACCCCAGACCAGCACCTCAATTACAGATCAATGAACAAGACCCATTAGCACCTTATGATCGTGGGGGATCACCATTAACAGAACCTGGAATTGTAAAATCACAGTACCCTCAGTTCTCAGCAAAATCAGGAATGGTAACAGGTTATTTATCACCTATTGCAATTGGAGTTAGTAATACAACCCTCTATTTCGGTACATCCATATATTCATCCCCTGGAGGATTAATAGATGAAATATTATACTATTCACGAGGATTCGACACAGTCCTGGAGTCCAGCATACTCATGATGGCCTTTGTAATTGCATCATGGGTGGCACTTAACTTCACCATGAAAAGGAGGGAAGATGAATGA